From Micromonospora echinospora, one genomic window encodes:
- the htpG gene encoding molecular chaperone HtpG, with the protein MSNGVETREFQAEARQLLQLMVHSIYSNKDVFLRELVSNASDALDKLRLESMVDKELNVDTSDLHIAIEVDREKRTLTVRDNGIGMSRDDVVTLIGTIAKSGTAELLRKLRESKDTSASQDLIGQFGVGFYATFMVADRVELVTRRAGQAEGTRWESTGEGTYTIESVDDAPQGTSVTVHLKPEDSEDNLFDYTADWKIREIVKRYSDFIAWPIRMTVERTDAEGKTTTEVQTLNSMKALWARPRSEVDEAEYKEFYKHLSHDWVDPLETIHMRGEGTFEYEALLFLPSHAPFDLFAREGRRGVQLYVKRVFIMDDCEALMPDYLRFVKGVVDAHDLSLNISREILQQDRQIRVVRRRLVKKVLATVRTMMTEHPDRYRTFWAEFGRAVKEGLIDDTENRDTLLEITSLASTRDETELTTLAQYVERMKDGQSDIYYMTGESRSMIENSPHMEAFRARGYEVLILTDPVDEVWVERVGEFDGRPLRSIAKGQVDLDTEEEKKDAEPEREQQRKDFEALLTWMGEQLSEQVKEVRLSSRLTTSPACIVGDAHDMTPTLEKMYRAMGQDVPSVKRILELNPTHPLVTGLRAAHEQDGDKEVLTETAELLHGMALLAEGGELADPSRFTRILADRLARTL; encoded by the coding sequence GTGAGTAACGGGGTCGAGACGCGCGAGTTCCAGGCCGAGGCACGCCAGCTGCTCCAGCTGATGGTCCACTCGATCTACTCGAACAAGGACGTCTTCCTGCGGGAGCTCGTCTCGAACGCGTCCGACGCGCTGGACAAGCTGCGGTTGGAGTCGATGGTCGACAAGGAGCTCAACGTCGACACGTCCGACCTGCACATCGCCATCGAGGTCGACCGGGAGAAGCGGACGCTGACCGTCCGGGACAACGGCATCGGCATGTCCCGCGACGACGTCGTCACGCTGATCGGCACGATCGCCAAGTCCGGTACGGCCGAGCTGCTGCGGAAGCTGCGGGAGTCCAAGGACACCTCCGCCTCGCAGGACCTCATCGGTCAGTTCGGGGTGGGTTTCTACGCCACGTTCATGGTCGCCGACCGGGTGGAGCTGGTCACCCGTCGGGCGGGGCAGGCCGAGGGCACCCGGTGGGAGTCCACCGGTGAGGGCACCTACACCATCGAGTCGGTCGACGACGCGCCGCAGGGCACCTCGGTCACCGTGCACCTCAAGCCGGAGGACAGCGAGGACAACCTCTTCGACTACACCGCCGACTGGAAGATCCGCGAGATCGTCAAGCGGTACTCCGACTTCATCGCCTGGCCGATCCGGATGACGGTGGAGCGCACCGACGCCGAGGGGAAGACGACCACCGAGGTCCAGACCCTCAACTCGATGAAGGCGCTCTGGGCCCGTCCCCGCAGCGAGGTCGACGAGGCGGAGTACAAGGAGTTCTACAAGCACCTCAGCCACGACTGGGTCGACCCGCTGGAGACCATCCACATGCGGGGGGAGGGCACCTTCGAGTACGAGGCGCTGCTCTTCCTGCCGTCCCACGCGCCGTTCGACCTGTTCGCCCGGGAGGGGCGGCGCGGCGTCCAGCTCTACGTCAAGCGCGTCTTCATCATGGACGACTGCGAGGCGCTGATGCCGGACTACCTGCGCTTCGTCAAGGGCGTGGTGGACGCGCACGACCTGTCGCTGAACATCTCCCGGGAGATCCTCCAGCAGGACCGGCAGATCCGGGTGGTCCGCCGTCGTCTGGTCAAGAAGGTGCTCGCCACGGTCCGCACCATGATGACCGAGCACCCCGACCGGTACCGCACCTTCTGGGCCGAGTTCGGTCGCGCGGTCAAGGAGGGGCTGATCGACGACACCGAGAACCGGGACACCCTGCTGGAGATCACCTCGCTCGCCTCGACCCGGGACGAGACCGAGCTGACCACCCTCGCCCAGTACGTCGAGCGGATGAAGGACGGTCAGAGCGACATCTACTACATGACCGGCGAGTCCCGGTCGATGATCGAGAACTCGCCGCACATGGAGGCGTTCCGCGCCCGGGGCTACGAGGTGCTGATCCTCACCGACCCGGTGGACGAGGTCTGGGTCGAGCGGGTCGGCGAGTTCGACGGCCGGCCACTGCGCTCGATCGCCAAGGGCCAGGTCGACCTGGACACCGAGGAGGAGAAGAAGGACGCCGAACCGGAGCGGGAGCAGCAGCGCAAGGACTTCGAGGCGCTGCTGACCTGGATGGGCGAGCAGCTCTCCGAGCAGGTGAAGGAGGTCCGCCTGTCGTCCCGGCTGACCACCTCACCGGCGTGCATCGTCGGCGACGCGCACGACATGACCCCGACCCTGGAGAAGATGTACCGGGCGATGGGGCAGGACGTCCCGTCGGTCAAGCGGATCCTCGAACTGAACCCGACCCACCCGCTCGTCACCGGGCTGCGCGCGGCGCACGAGCAGGACGGCGACAAGGAGGTGCTGACCGAGACGGCCGAGCTGCTGCACGGCATGGCACTGCTCGCCGAGGGCGGGGAGCTCGCCGACCCGTCCCGGTTCACCCGGATCCTCGCCGACCGGCTCGCCCGGACGCTGTAG
- a CDS encoding STAS domain-containing protein, whose translation MNGNGRGAEGDHDTDHLEITVTEPLDLTGVRRLGPVVDAVVARRPARLVIDMAACAHVDAAGIGLLLDTHRRMWRLGGALTLRSPSPRIRRLLQVARVDQVFHVVAESDPVDTSGSETVPGSDGPRVAGTTPVGAPSSATAVPVAPVRARATVPVRVRAR comes from the coding sequence ATGAACGGGAACGGGCGGGGCGCGGAGGGCGACCACGACACGGATCACCTGGAGATCACCGTCACCGAGCCGCTCGACCTGACCGGGGTGCGGAGGCTGGGCCCGGTGGTCGACGCCGTCGTCGCCCGGCGGCCGGCCCGACTGGTGATCGACATGGCGGCGTGTGCGCACGTTGACGCGGCCGGCATCGGCCTGCTGCTCGACACACACCGGCGGATGTGGCGACTCGGTGGAGCGCTCACCCTGCGCTCCCCGTCGCCCCGGATCCGGAGGCTGCTCCAGGTCGCCCGGGTCGACCAGGTCTTCCACGTCGTCGCCGAGTCGGACCCGGTCGACACTTCCGGCTCCGAGACCGTCCCCGGCTCCGACGGCCCGCGCGTCGCCGGCACCACCCCGGTCGGTGCTCCGTCGTCCGCCACGGCCGTCCCGGTCGCGCCGGTCCGGGCCCGCGCCACCGTCCCCGTCCGCGTCCGCGCGCGGTGA
- a CDS encoding GerMN domain-containing protein: MVAAAGVLVLAGCGVSAERVPREVTPPQGPFPAVGSPAPAATESGTVVQRLCYVRDDRLVVVNRRVRALPTAREQIELLLDGPVAGEQGDRLTSALTGVNVVTDVRVADGEATVAVGERLAGTGRNDEVLAFGQIVCTLTSRADVDRVAFVQGGQRLGVPRADGSLSTGPLTAADYAAMVSPR; this comes from the coding sequence CTGGTCGCGGCGGCCGGAGTGCTCGTCCTGGCCGGCTGCGGGGTCTCCGCCGAGCGGGTGCCCCGGGAGGTGACCCCGCCGCAGGGGCCGTTCCCGGCGGTCGGCTCCCCGGCCCCGGCGGCCACCGAGAGCGGCACCGTGGTCCAGCGCCTCTGCTACGTCCGGGACGACCGGCTGGTGGTGGTCAACCGCCGGGTCCGGGCCCTGCCGACCGCCCGGGAGCAGATCGAGCTGCTGCTGGACGGGCCGGTCGCCGGCGAGCAGGGCGACCGGCTGACCAGCGCCCTGACCGGGGTCAACGTGGTCACCGACGTGCGGGTGGCCGACGGCGAGGCGACGGTCGCCGTCGGTGAGCGGCTGGCCGGCACCGGACGCAACGACGAGGTGCTCGCCTTCGGCCAGATCGTCTGCACCCTGACCAGCCGCGCCGACGTGGACCGGGTCGCCTTCGTGCAGGGCGGCCAGCGACTCGGGGTGCCCCGGGCCGACGGCTCGCTCTCCACCGGCCCGCTCACCGCCGCCGACTACGCGGCCATGGTCTCCCCACGCTGA
- a CDS encoding STM4014 family protein: MPDTSRGEGRGGSLPLTVVGNPDNRRVRLFAGAAVGAGLPRPAVLPWRDLLTGAAPPPAGTLVRVDSPGEDAEVDRLLRGATEPARHGEIVGLAAAHAGLRRALDRLASGGATLLNQPADIVAMCDKRRCHATLDAAGVPVPAALGEVTGYAGLRAAMRRAGWTRVFVKPAHGSSASGVLALAADGSRVLATTPVERDDGRLFNSLRVRRYTDESEVAEIVDRLAPDGLHVERWLPKAGLAERVVDLRVVVVAGRPTHAVVRAGRGPITNLHLGNARGDLAAVRAAAGPANWAAAMATCARAAACFPDTLHVGVDLMFLLGWNRHAVAEVNAFGDLLPGVLADGRDTYATQVHALLGGWRPGGGRPASAGDRSASGTAGGPLVPNGGAGREASCAT, translated from the coding sequence GTGCCCGACACGTCCCGGGGAGAGGGCCGGGGCGGGAGCCTGCCGTTGACGGTGGTCGGCAACCCCGACAACCGTCGGGTCCGGCTCTTCGCCGGGGCGGCGGTCGGGGCGGGCCTGCCGCGACCGGCCGTGCTGCCCTGGCGTGACCTGCTCACCGGTGCCGCCCCGCCCCCGGCGGGCACGCTGGTGCGGGTCGACTCCCCCGGCGAGGACGCCGAGGTCGACCGGCTGCTGCGGGGGGCCACCGAGCCGGCCCGGCACGGCGAGATCGTCGGCCTGGCCGCCGCGCACGCCGGACTGCGCCGGGCGCTGGACCGGCTCGCCTCCGGTGGGGCGACCCTGCTCAACCAGCCCGCCGACATCGTCGCCATGTGCGACAAGCGACGCTGCCACGCGACGCTCGACGCCGCCGGGGTGCCGGTGCCGGCGGCGCTGGGCGAGGTCACCGGCTACGCCGGGCTGCGGGCGGCGATGCGCCGGGCCGGCTGGACGCGGGTGTTCGTCAAACCGGCGCACGGCTCGTCGGCGTCCGGGGTGCTCGCCCTCGCGGCCGACGGGTCCCGGGTGCTCGCCACCACCCCGGTCGAGCGGGACGACGGACGTCTGTTCAACTCGCTGCGGGTCCGCCGGTACACCGACGAGTCCGAGGTGGCGGAGATCGTCGACCGGCTCGCCCCGGACGGGCTGCACGTCGAGCGGTGGCTGCCCAAGGCGGGGCTGGCCGAGCGGGTGGTCGACCTGCGGGTCGTGGTGGTGGCCGGTCGCCCCACGCACGCCGTGGTCCGGGCCGGGCGGGGTCCGATCACCAACCTGCACCTGGGCAACGCCCGGGGCGACCTGGCGGCGGTGCGGGCGGCGGCCGGGCCGGCCAACTGGGCGGCGGCGATGGCGACCTGCGCGCGGGCCGCCGCCTGCTTCCCGGACACCCTGCACGTCGGCGTCGACCTGATGTTCCTTCTCGGCTGGAACCGGCACGCCGTCGCCGAGGTGAACGCCTTCGGTGACCTGTTGCCCGGGGTGCTGGCCGACGGCCGGGACACCTACGCCACCCAGGTGCACGCGCTGCTCGGCGGCTGGCGTCCGGGCGGCGGGCGGCCCGCGTCCGCCGGGGACCGGTCCGCGTCCGGGACGGCCGGCGGGCCGCTCGTCCCGAACGGCGGGGCGGGACGGGAGGCGTCGTGCGCGACCTGA
- a CDS encoding response regulator transcription factor — MTGVLVIEDDDRIRLSLVLALEDEGYAARGAATAEEGLRTQRAEPADTVLVDLMLPGVDGFECIREIRRSDDVPIVVVSARDDTHDIVAALEAGADDYLVKPVAIKELTARLRALRRRARAAAGVTTTVPTLVFGDLEIRPDGGEVRLDGEPVAVTRTEFRLLCELAQHPGRVLSRQQLLERVWGYTVGDERLVDVHVGRLRQKIERDTAAPRHLVTVRGLGYKLQR, encoded by the coding sequence ATGACGGGAGTGCTGGTGATCGAGGACGACGACCGGATCCGGCTGTCCCTGGTGCTGGCGCTGGAGGACGAGGGCTACGCCGCACGCGGAGCCGCCACCGCCGAGGAGGGGCTGCGCACGCAGCGCGCCGAGCCCGCCGACACGGTCCTGGTGGACCTGATGCTGCCCGGCGTGGACGGCTTCGAGTGCATCCGGGAGATCCGCCGATCCGACGACGTGCCCATCGTCGTGGTCAGCGCCCGGGACGACACCCACGACATCGTCGCCGCGCTGGAGGCCGGAGCCGACGACTACCTGGTCAAGCCGGTCGCCATCAAGGAGCTGACCGCCCGGCTCCGGGCGCTGCGCCGACGCGCGCGGGCCGCCGCCGGGGTGACCACGACCGTCCCGACGCTCGTCTTCGGGGACCTGGAGATCCGGCCCGACGGTGGTGAGGTCCGGCTCGACGGCGAGCCGGTGGCGGTCACCCGCACCGAGTTCCGGCTGCTCTGCGAGCTGGCCCAGCACCCCGGTCGGGTGCTGTCCCGGCAGCAGTTGCTCGAACGGGTGTGGGGCTACACGGTCGGCGACGAACGTCTGGTCGACGTGCACGTGGGCCGGCTCCGGCAGAAGATCGAGCGGGACACCGCCGCGCCCCGCCACCTGGTCACCGTCCGGGGGCTCGGCTACAAGTTGCAGCGATGA
- a CDS encoding STAS domain-containing protein, translating to MTVVPGLRSGTVNLICDRCGNSVEAVPAVLPEPEVVWTVLNDHGWEGSPFAVGPHRCAGCTVASLVAPPPDADGPADPTVGPRAWRVDVEELPEAVVLTPSGDIEVLVADVLREALAAALSGDRDVVLDLCRVGMLDSTGLGLLVRAHREARQQGRSFCLVAPSRFVLTVLHTMRLESVFLVFDHRSQALACLAADRPDLSTSGR from the coding sequence ATGACCGTCGTACCCGGACTGCGCTCCGGCACCGTCAACCTGATCTGCGACCGGTGCGGCAACTCCGTCGAGGCGGTTCCCGCCGTCCTCCCGGAGCCCGAGGTCGTCTGGACCGTGCTCAACGACCACGGTTGGGAGGGTTCGCCCTTCGCGGTCGGCCCGCACCGCTGCGCCGGCTGCACCGTCGCGTCCCTGGTCGCGCCGCCCCCGGACGCCGACGGACCGGCGGACCCGACGGTCGGGCCGCGAGCCTGGCGGGTGGACGTCGAGGAGCTGCCGGAGGCGGTCGTGCTCACCCCCAGCGGCGACATCGAGGTGCTGGTGGCGGACGTGCTGCGGGAGGCGCTCGCCGCCGCGCTCTCCGGGGACCGGGACGTCGTGCTCGACCTGTGCCGGGTCGGGATGCTCGACTCCACCGGTCTCGGCCTGCTGGTCCGGGCCCATCGGGAGGCCCGGCAGCAGGGCCGGTCGTTCTGCCTGGTGGCGCCCTCCCGGTTCGTCCTCACCGTGCTGCACACCATGCGGCTGGAGTCGGTCTTTCTCGTCTTCGACCACCGGTCGCAGGCGCTGGCCTGCCTGGCCGCCGACCGTCCGGACCTGTCCACGTCAGGCCGGTAG
- a CDS encoding winged helix DNA-binding domain-containing protein codes for MTVEFSTRDALGWRMASLLLRPGQVSPPRDVAGVVEWFGAMQAQDVASGLWSLGVRLPGSTVADVQEALERREALRTWPMRGTVHLVPSRDAHWMLSVLGERALVGAARRREVLGLSEQTADRAVEVLGAALAGGGRFTREECRHALTEAGVDGAGQMLYHLLWYASQRGVLCIAPHVGNEQTFVLLDEWVPDPHRPERDEALATIALRYFRSHGPTTLQDFAGWTGLTAADARRGIAAAGDALTTVRVDGVEMIMTPELRDAGPPPPVDDLWTLPGFDEYLLGFKDRSLMVDREHLSAIIPGGNGVFQSTVVRSGRVVATWKRTTGRKQTVVRMTPLVTLDAAERVRVEEAFGPYGHFVGQPLRIDWP; via the coding sequence ATGACGGTGGAGTTCAGCACGCGCGACGCGCTCGGCTGGCGGATGGCCAGCCTGTTGCTCCGGCCGGGCCAGGTGTCCCCGCCGCGGGACGTCGCCGGAGTGGTCGAGTGGTTCGGCGCGATGCAGGCACAGGACGTGGCCAGCGGCCTCTGGTCGCTCGGCGTACGGTTGCCCGGCTCCACCGTCGCCGACGTGCAGGAGGCGCTGGAACGGCGGGAGGCGCTCCGCACCTGGCCGATGCGGGGGACGGTGCACCTGGTGCCGTCCCGCGACGCGCACTGGATGCTCTCGGTGCTGGGCGAACGGGCTCTGGTCGGCGCGGCGCGTCGCCGGGAGGTCCTCGGGCTGAGCGAGCAGACCGCCGACCGGGCCGTGGAGGTGCTCGGCGCGGCGCTGGCCGGTGGCGGCCGGTTCACCCGGGAGGAATGCCGCCACGCGCTCACCGAGGCCGGCGTCGACGGCGCCGGGCAGATGCTCTACCACCTCCTCTGGTACGCCAGCCAGCGCGGCGTGCTCTGCATCGCCCCGCACGTGGGCAACGAGCAGACCTTCGTGCTGCTCGACGAGTGGGTGCCCGACCCGCACCGCCCGGAGCGCGACGAGGCGCTGGCCACCATCGCGTTGCGCTACTTCCGCAGCCACGGCCCCACCACCCTGCAGGACTTCGCCGGCTGGACCGGGCTGACCGCCGCCGACGCCCGACGGGGCATCGCGGCGGCTGGCGACGCCCTGACCACCGTGCGGGTCGACGGCGTCGAGATGATCATGACGCCCGAACTGCGCGACGCCGGCCCTCCGCCACCCGTCGACGACCTGTGGACCCTGCCCGGCTTCGACGAGTACCTGCTCGGCTTCAAGGACCGGTCGCTGATGGTCGACCGGGAGCACCTGTCGGCGATCATCCCCGGCGGCAACGGCGTGTTCCAGTCGACGGTGGTCCGCTCCGGCCGCGTGGTGGCCACCTGGAAGCGCACGACCGGGCGCAAACAGACGGTGGTGCGGATGACCCCGTTGGTCACCCTCGACGCGGCGGAGCGGGTCCGGGTCGAGGAGGCGTTCGGGCCGTACGGGCACTTCGTCGGGCAGCCGCTGCGGATCGACTGGCCCTGA
- a CDS encoding sensor histidine kinase: MRRAGLRTRVAAGFAAGALALSTSIALASYQFTRSSLLAERERTAVRAAYFDATIVQAGLTGERPDIIEVLRSLDTGGDRRAVLRRDGIWYARNVDAGVTTGIPERMQRLVAAGTPAVQRIRADGQPAVVVGVPLSPTTAYYEVDSLQELEETLRTVALVLTAVAVTTAVAGAGIGWHMTRYVLRPLRRVGDAAEEITAGDLSARLDPATEPDLARLTTSFNHMVDQLSRRLERDRRFAADVSHELRSPLQTLSAAASVLHRRREHLDDRTRTATDLVTDEIARFQTLVNDLIELARSDQPAERTPVAVGDLARQVCRGRGLPETLVRVTGPGTWLVDRRRVEQLLGNLLDNAVRHGGGPCAVRLTAQDGTYRVEVDDEGPGVDPQDRTVVFDRFVRGRGAHARGGGDGTGLGLALVAQHAAAHGGRAYVVDRPGGGARFRVDLREPRC; this comes from the coding sequence ATGAGACGGGCCGGGCTACGGACTCGGGTGGCCGCCGGCTTCGCCGCCGGCGCGCTGGCCCTGTCCACCTCGATCGCGCTGGCGTCGTACCAGTTCACCCGGAGTTCGCTGCTGGCCGAGCGGGAACGTACGGCGGTGCGGGCCGCGTACTTCGACGCCACCATCGTGCAGGCCGGGTTGACCGGCGAGCGGCCGGACATCATCGAGGTGCTGCGGTCGCTGGACACCGGCGGCGACCGGCGGGCCGTGCTGCGCCGCGACGGGATCTGGTACGCCCGCAACGTCGACGCCGGGGTCACCACCGGCATCCCGGAGCGGATGCAGCGACTGGTCGCCGCCGGCACCCCGGCGGTGCAGCGGATCCGCGCCGACGGGCAGCCGGCCGTGGTGGTCGGTGTGCCGCTCTCCCCCACCACCGCCTACTACGAGGTCGACTCGTTGCAGGAACTGGAGGAGACGCTGCGCACGGTGGCCCTGGTGCTGACCGCCGTCGCGGTCACCACGGCCGTGGCCGGAGCGGGGATCGGCTGGCACATGACCCGGTACGTGCTGCGCCCGCTGCGCCGGGTCGGCGACGCGGCCGAGGAGATCACCGCCGGGGACCTCAGTGCCCGGTTGGATCCGGCGACCGAGCCGGACCTGGCCCGGCTCACCACGTCCTTCAACCACATGGTCGACCAGTTGTCCCGGCGGCTGGAACGGGACCGCCGGTTCGCCGCCGACGTCAGCCACGAACTCCGGTCGCCGTTGCAGACGCTCTCCGCCGCGGCGAGCGTCCTGCACCGGCGGCGGGAGCACCTCGACGACCGGACGCGGACCGCGACGGACCTGGTCACCGACGAGATCGCCCGGTTCCAGACCCTCGTCAACGACCTGATCGAACTCGCCCGCAGCGACCAGCCGGCGGAGCGGACCCCGGTGGCGGTCGGTGACCTCGCCCGGCAGGTGTGCCGGGGCCGGGGGCTGCCCGAGACGCTGGTGCGCGTCACCGGGCCGGGCACCTGGCTGGTCGACCGGCGACGGGTCGAGCAACTGCTGGGCAACCTGCTGGACAACGCGGTCCGGCACGGCGGTGGTCCATGCGCTGTCCGGCTGACCGCGCAGGACGGGACGTACCGGGTGGAGGTCGACGACGAGGGGCCGGGTGTCGACCCGCAGGACCGGACGGTGGTCTTCGACCGCTTCGTACGCGGGCGCGGGGCCCACGCCCGGGGCGGCGGCGACGGCACCGGCCTGGGGTTGGCGCTGGTGGCGCAGCACGCCGCCGCACACGGCGGACGGGCGTACGTGGTGGACCGGCCCGGCGGCGGCGCACGTTTCCGGGTCGACCTGCGGGAGCCCCGGTGCTGA
- a CDS encoding STM4015 family protein, translating to MTISTHVTTFDGLPIVRFSREAELPADPSAVAWRVEAPDYDSAPEELAAELDALLSRVPADAVRALVVGQWGSAYETAAPVELLVSLAPRLTGLRALFLGEMTFEECEISWIRHREITGLLEAYPALEVLRVRGADGLALKPVRHEALRELAFESGGLPAALVRAVGDCDLPALTHLELWLGVDDYGGDATVADLAPVLAGERLPALRHLALCNAEIADEVAAAVATAPVVARLEVLDLSKGITTDAGVDALLAGQPLTHLHRLDLHHHYLSDEAAQRLVTRLPGVRVDVSDRQEPDEDDDEVYRYTAVGE from the coding sequence GTGACCATCAGTACCCATGTGACGACGTTCGACGGTCTGCCGATCGTCCGGTTCAGCCGCGAGGCGGAACTGCCGGCCGACCCGTCGGCGGTGGCCTGGCGGGTGGAGGCCCCCGACTACGACTCCGCGCCGGAGGAGTTGGCGGCGGAACTGGACGCGCTGCTGTCGCGGGTGCCGGCCGACGCGGTCCGCGCGCTGGTCGTCGGGCAGTGGGGCAGCGCCTACGAGACGGCGGCCCCGGTCGAGCTGCTGGTCTCCCTCGCCCCCCGGCTGACCGGGCTGCGGGCGCTCTTCCTCGGCGAGATGACCTTCGAGGAGTGCGAGATCTCCTGGATCCGGCACCGGGAGATCACCGGGTTGCTGGAGGCCTACCCGGCGCTGGAGGTGCTGCGGGTGCGCGGCGCGGACGGGCTGGCGTTGAAGCCGGTGCGGCACGAGGCCCTGCGCGAGCTGGCGTTCGAGTCCGGCGGCCTGCCGGCCGCGCTGGTCCGGGCGGTCGGTGACTGCGACCTGCCCGCCCTGACCCACCTGGAGCTGTGGCTCGGGGTGGACGACTACGGAGGCGACGCCACCGTGGCCGATCTCGCCCCGGTGCTGGCCGGCGAGCGCCTGCCCGCCCTGCGGCACCTGGCGCTCTGCAACGCCGAGATCGCCGACGAGGTCGCCGCCGCCGTCGCCACCGCGCCGGTCGTGGCCCGGCTGGAGGTGCTCGACCTGTCCAAGGGCATCACGACCGACGCCGGGGTCGACGCGCTGCTCGCCGGTCAGCCGCTGACCCACCTGCACCGGCTCGACCTCCACCACCACTACCTCTCCGACGAGGCCGCCCAGCGGCTCGTCACGCGGCTGCCCGGGGTGCGGGTCGACGTCTCCGACCGGCAGGAGCCCGACGAGGACGACGACGAGGTGTACCGCTACACCGCCGTCGGGGAGTAG
- a CDS encoding STM4013/SEN3800 family hydrolase, translating to MRDLIGSHDLLLVTLDTLRFDVADDLVRAGRTPTLARVLPGGRWERRHSPASFTYAAHHAFFAGFLPTPTGPGPHERLFAARFPGSESAGADTWVFDAPDLPTALRVEGYHTVCLGGVGFFNLRSPLGAVLPGLFAEAYWEPGFGVTAPDCLDAQLDRLAEVVDRTPVDRPLFTFLNVAALHQPNRHYLPGAETDDRASHAAALEYVDSRLDRLFALVGGRGRPTFVIMCSDHGTAYGEDGHTGHRFGHEVVWTVPYAHFTLDPGDS from the coding sequence GTGCGCGACCTGATCGGCTCCCACGACCTGCTGCTGGTCACGCTGGACACGCTCCGCTTCGACGTGGCCGACGACCTGGTCCGCGCCGGGCGCACCCCGACGTTGGCCCGGGTGCTGCCCGGCGGACGGTGGGAGCGGCGGCACAGCCCGGCCAGCTTCACGTACGCCGCCCACCACGCGTTCTTCGCCGGGTTCCTGCCCACCCCCACCGGCCCGGGGCCGCACGAACGGCTCTTCGCCGCCCGTTTTCCCGGCAGCGAGTCGGCCGGGGCGGACACCTGGGTCTTCGACGCCCCCGACCTGCCCACCGCGCTGCGCGTCGAGGGCTACCACACGGTCTGCCTCGGCGGGGTGGGCTTCTTCAACCTGCGCAGTCCGCTCGGGGCGGTGCTGCCCGGGCTGTTCGCCGAGGCGTACTGGGAGCCGGGGTTCGGGGTGACCGCACCCGACTGCCTGGACGCGCAACTGGACCGGCTGGCCGAGGTGGTCGACCGGACGCCGGTCGACCGGCCGCTGTTCACCTTCCTCAACGTGGCCGCGCTGCACCAGCCGAACCGGCACTACCTGCCCGGGGCCGAGACGGACGACCGGGCCAGCCACGCCGCCGCGCTGGAGTACGTGGACAGCCGCCTGGACCGGCTCTTCGCGCTGGTCGGCGGGCGCGGGCGGCCCACCTTCGTGATCATGTGCTCGGACCACGGCACCGCCTACGGCGAGGACGGGCACACCGGCCACCGGTTCGGCCACGAGGTGGTCTGGACCGTGCCGTACGCCCACTTCACCCTCGACCCGGGAGACTCGTGA